In Benincasa hispida cultivar B227 unplaced genomic scaffold, ASM972705v1 Contig751, whole genome shotgun sequence, the genomic window AGAGAGAAAACTACATCAGAGGAATTGCATGCTTCAACAAGAATCAATAGCTAATCTGCAATAACCCAATTACAAACCCCTTTGCCGTTCCAAGTATGATGTTAACACGAATCTCCCACGTCAAAGGGCTCACATCACCAACATCGCCATGAAGCCATTGGTCTAAATTGCCATTGTTAACGTACTCATAAACAAGCATTCTgaaaaaagaaagcaaaagtTCATGATAAACATTTATGGCACCAAAAAGTCTCTTGCATTTTAAGAGAAAATCAACAGTACCTATATGCACCCTCAACGCAGTATCCCAGCAACCTGACAAGATTCTTGTGTCTTACGCGTCCAATTGCTTCCACTTCCACTTTGAATTCCCTCTCAGCTTGACCCCTAGTAAACAAATAGATTAAACTTCAGCATCTACATAATCTTCAGACCAAGAATCAAAATATTCACAcaagaaatgaaaaattattacaGAAAATATTTCTTCTTCTCACTTAATAAAGAAGAACATCCCAAATAAGAAACACATAAAACTGTAGCAGTTTGAAACAACCCCTCCCCTCAATTGAAAAGAAACAACAGCATCAGATTCTCTATAGAAGATTCTAAGTTCTAACACAAAATTGATTGAGATTTCTCGAAACCAAACAGAACCCTCAAGTTACAGAAGCAAAGTAGGTCAAAGTACAAATTCAAGGATAAAACATTAGAGAATTAGTCCACATGATCACCTGTTATTCAAGAGATTCTTGATAGCAATTCTAGTACCATCTCCTAAGACACCTAAATACACGATCCCATATCCACCTTCTCCAATCACATTCTCTTCACACAAGCCATTAGTGGCCGCCTCGAGCTCTCTCAGAGTATACCATCTGCCCCAACCCAGGTGTGAAACCTCAGGCCCAACAGTACCAGATCCAAAAGAAGCAGTTTCACTCACAGTGCCTCTACTCTCACCACTAGAAGGTCTATCAGAGAAAACAACCCGATGCTCCAATTTCCCGATCTCGACATGAATTTCCGGCTGAACATGGTGGTGATGATCCGGCACGGCGTGGTGGACGATCTCCTGGATCTCTTTCGAAACAGCCGGAGGAGAATGTTGGGTTGTGGACTTAGGAAAACGGATTTGGTTCTTATGGCGGTTCCGCTTGCGAGAAGTGAGGCAGAGTGAAAGAAGAAACAGTGCAAGAACTATTAGAGCTCCGACAAAGATTCCGATAACAACCCAGAGACGGAGGCCGAAAATCGAGGTGGGTTTAGAGAGCTCCGTGTTCACAAATGCAGCATCATAAACagacatttcttcttcttcgatgCGATCCAGAGAGGGGAAG contains:
- the LOC120070016 gene encoding probable serine/threonine-protein kinase At1g01540, giving the protein MSVYDAAFVNTELSKPTSIFGLRLWVVIGIFVGALIVLALFLLSLCLTSRKRNRHKNQIRFPKSTTQHSPPAVSKEIQEIVHHAVPDHHHHVQPEIHVEIGKLEHRVVFSDRPSSGESRGTVSETASFGSGTVGPEVSHLGWGRWYTLRELEAATNGLCEENVIGEGGYGIVYLGVLGDGTRIAIKNLLNNRGQAEREFKVEVEAIGRVRHKNLVRLLGYCVEGAYRMLVYEYVNNGNLDQWLHGDVGDVSPLTWEIRVNIILGTAKGLAYLHEGLEPKVVHRDVKSSNILLDRQWNAKVSDFGLAKLLCSERSYVTTRVMGTFGYVAPEYACTGMLNEKSDVYSFGILIMEIISGRSPVDYSRPQGEVNLVDWLKAMVGDRKSEEVVDPKLPEKPPSKALKRVLLVALRCVDPDATKRPKMGHVIHMLEADNLLSHDEHRVGRDSSHSIQSHQHENWTIPRRVNNQKVEGASSNISEGDSDGNIHHPSRWRY